The following are from one region of the Lujinxingia vulgaris genome:
- a CDS encoding superoxide dismutase encodes MAGNHTLPELNYAYDALEPFIDEQTMRLHHSKHHMGYVNGLNAAEKALKEARESGDFGKIRDLERLAAFHGSGHFNHCLFWQNMTPADNYKDPSGDLLKQINKDFGSLDSLKAQFGAAAKAVEGSGWGLLCWQPAGEQLVTLAAENHQKQTQFTAIPVLALDVWEHAYYLKYQNNRGQYVDQWWNVVNWENVAENLARATQYKFELR; translated from the coding sequence ATGGCTGGAAACCACACCCTTCCCGAGCTTAATTACGCCTACGACGCGCTCGAGCCCTTCATCGACGAGCAGACGATGCGTCTGCACCACAGCAAGCACCATATGGGCTACGTCAACGGCCTCAACGCGGCGGAGAAGGCCCTGAAAGAAGCTCGTGAGAGCGGGGACTTCGGCAAGATCCGTGATCTTGAGCGCCTGGCGGCCTTCCACGGCTCCGGTCACTTCAACCACTGCCTCTTCTGGCAGAACATGACCCCGGCCGATAACTACAAAGATCCCTCGGGCGACCTGCTCAAGCAGATCAACAAGGACTTCGGCAGCCTCGACAGCCTCAAAGCGCAGTTTGGCGCGGCGGCCAAGGCTGTGGAAGGCAGCGGCTGGGGCCTTCTGTGCTGGCAGCCCGCCGGTGAGCAGCTGGTGACCCTTGCGGCGGAGAACCACCAGAAGCAGACCCAGTTCACCGCCATCCCGGTGCTGGCGCTCGATGTGTGGGAGCACGCCTACTACCTGAAGTACCAGAACAACCGCGGTCAGTACGTCGACCAGTGGTGGAACGTGGTCAACTGGGAGAACGTCGCCGAGAACCTGGCGCGCGCCACCCAGTACAAGTTCGAGCTGCGCTAA
- a CDS encoding penicillin-binding protein activator LpoB has translation MKTSTAFPLRPLLLSVLLLATLSACGSPQYVRDTEEPRLDDYTMSLRFDREDLNRLYDDNIDELMSSSIVRQWDRGDSPVVAIFPMRNETSEHIGQQLDTLLSKFETDLVNQTAASVVSWESQPDLLNEVRRQQSDAYDPTRLAAYGRQLGAQYFVTGKVYDVADRDEDERRVQYFMFVQVINVSTGQIHFQNESAITKGLIR, from the coding sequence GTGAAGACCTCTACCGCTTTCCCCCTTCGCCCGCTGCTCCTCTCGGTGCTGCTGCTCGCCACGCTCAGCGCCTGCGGAAGTCCGCAGTACGTGCGCGACACCGAGGAGCCTCGCCTCGACGACTACACGATGAGCCTTCGCTTTGATCGCGAAGACCTCAACCGTCTCTACGACGACAACATCGACGAGCTGATGAGCAGCTCCATTGTCCGCCAGTGGGACCGCGGGGATTCGCCGGTGGTAGCGATCTTCCCGATGCGCAACGAGACCAGCGAGCATATCGGGCAACAGCTCGACACCTTGCTCTCGAAGTTTGAGACCGATCTCGTCAACCAGACGGCCGCCTCGGTGGTGAGCTGGGAGAGCCAGCCCGATCTTCTCAATGAGGTGCGCCGCCAGCAGTCCGACGCCTACGATCCGACGCGCCTTGCGGCCTACGGTCGCCAGCTCGGCGCGCAGTATTTTGTCACCGGCAAGGTCTACGACGTGGCCGACCGGGATGAAGATGAGCGGCGCGTGCAGTACTTTATGTTCGTGCAGGTCATCAACGTGAGCACCGGTCAGATTCATTTTCAGAATGAGTCGGCCATCACCAAGGGCCTGATCCGCTGA
- a CDS encoding HEAT repeat domain-containing protein, producing MNAAFTRHTRFLRPLIIMLLAILMACSSDSLREGEKETIDNILRSGLEMGDDPFVRAETLRALELIDDPRVVELSEPLLDDPSPMVRVAALRLMILHDHPRARQEAMANYNRAGDAEKRLIVATALELGSDTLRRTMISRALRAEDPRQRRMAFEAGPYATVEALQASGDETTLRRTALPELGGFVEDPDPDIAALALARLTEAGQPDRARAFIERFADAKQPLEARLDAGRILVRSRAEMARETFAALLERAGVYDAETLGLPQRRIDPQLVRVAALGLTALGDETYVPSAQEYLRGAEVEPTIEVLSALATNPSDDAAVSLRIAMRDAREPVRRAAINLYAAREDAQPDALISAMRIDDFETQKLIAGQLVARFAEDWRETLSARLENEEQAAETLRTLQMVLRSEEELKLIVAPLSPRLEALAASNNAEVAALAAYLLLRVEADGELPEAIRASTDPQTRQAYLEYLATSDTPGQYIDELRANLFEDLFVLRLFAAAGMWRAFPDQVRAPAKAGETRGAASDSERAETATTGDE from the coding sequence TTGAACGCTGCGTTCACCCGTCATACCCGGTTCTTGCGCCCGCTGATCATCATGCTGCTCGCCATACTGATGGCCTGCAGCTCCGATAGCCTGCGCGAGGGAGAAAAGGAGACCATCGACAACATCCTGCGCAGCGGGCTGGAGATGGGCGATGATCCTTTTGTGCGCGCCGAGACCCTGCGTGCGCTTGAGCTCATCGACGATCCGCGGGTGGTGGAGCTCTCGGAGCCCCTGCTCGACGATCCCTCACCCATGGTGCGCGTGGCCGCACTGCGGCTGATGATCCTCCACGACCATCCCCGCGCTCGCCAGGAGGCGATGGCCAACTACAACCGCGCCGGCGACGCCGAAAAACGCCTGATCGTGGCCACCGCTCTGGAGCTTGGCAGCGACACCCTGCGACGCACGATGATCAGCCGCGCGCTGCGCGCCGAAGATCCGCGCCAGCGCCGCATGGCCTTTGAGGCCGGGCCCTACGCCACGGTTGAGGCGCTGCAGGCCTCCGGCGACGAGACCACCTTGAGGCGCACCGCGCTGCCGGAGCTCGGTGGTTTTGTCGAAGATCCCGATCCCGACATCGCCGCTCTGGCGCTGGCCCGGCTCACTGAGGCCGGCCAACCCGACCGCGCCCGCGCGTTCATCGAGCGTTTCGCCGACGCGAAACAACCTCTGGAGGCTCGTCTGGACGCCGGTCGCATTCTGGTGCGCTCCCGCGCCGAGATGGCCCGCGAGACCTTTGCCGCTCTTCTGGAGCGCGCCGGCGTCTACGATGCGGAAACCCTGGGGCTTCCCCAGCGCCGCATCGATCCGCAGCTTGTGCGGGTGGCCGCCCTGGGGCTGACCGCCCTGGGCGATGAGACCTACGTGCCCAGCGCCCAGGAGTACCTGCGCGGGGCGGAGGTCGAGCCCACCATCGAGGTGCTCAGCGCGCTGGCCACCAACCCCTCCGACGACGCCGCGGTGAGCCTGCGCATCGCGATGCGCGATGCGCGCGAGCCGGTGCGGCGCGCGGCCATCAACCTCTACGCCGCCCGCGAGGATGCCCAGCCCGACGCGCTGATCAGCGCGATGCGCATCGATGATTTCGAGACGCAGAAGCTCATCGCCGGCCAGCTCGTGGCGCGTTTTGCCGAGGACTGGCGCGAGACGCTGAGCGCGCGCCTCGAAAACGAGGAGCAAGCCGCCGAGACGCTGCGCACCCTGCAGATGGTGCTGCGCAGCGAAGAGGAGCTCAAGCTCATCGTCGCCCCGCTGAGCCCGCGCCTGGAGGCGCTGGCGGCCTCCAACAACGCCGAGGTCGCCGCCCTGGCCGCCTACCTGCTACTGCGCGTCGAGGCCGATGGCGAGTTGCCCGAGGCCATCCGCGCAAGCACCGACCCGCAGACGCGCCAGGCCTACCTGGAGTACCTGGCCACCAGCGACACCCCGGGCCAGTACATCGATGAGCTGCGGGCCAACCTCTTTGAAGATCTCTTTGTGCTGCGCCTCTTCGCCGCCGCCGGCATGTGGCGCGCCTTCCCCGACCAGGTGCGCGCGCCGGCAAAAGCCGGCGAAACCAGAGGCGCGGCGAGCGATAGCGAGCGCGCCGAGACGGCTACGACTGGCGACGAATAA
- a CDS encoding tetratricopeptide repeat protein — protein sequence MRDEFDLEEDGQTTPALMTLEALLPRGLEGLTRELRRALERDNYSEALKVANARYAEQGATDLEAALTYAILLVGRQLCDEALGVIRRALTHHAQDVSLQLSQVEALIVMGEFDAATALLDAMGAVNTAEPRHHAFMGDMYLDMGSEDDAMDCYRQAVDRGVEAVDVAFRLGHLLFDREEFDEAAHYFGIAARQAVDNPMVWEMAATAYFEAGRVEDAAYAFKRVLQEDPENTSAWLYLGLCHQVNQDFEDAVDAFEEYVELEPESAVGWGQLGQSHLLLGQHEQALRSFEEGVKHAGDDVTMLNGATMAAYQSGDTEAAERWARRAIEVGPENMEAQYNLGVLLLERRRVKEARLVLEQLLEQEPPDSSSAVGALAVAELIDGQRAAAFEHIEEAQRLGVDAEWLGAFAEELLKIEGGTPARVFLQKAYSGDDRWFSVRAMLGFVCASIAGEEELTRDFANTFVEELELTPEVVPMMWDFESWEAVAMRLQGDDARVFSKMLAVVEGRRKLAQVAESIRR from the coding sequence ATGCGAGACGAATTCGACCTGGAAGAAGACGGCCAGACCACCCCGGCGCTGATGACCCTGGAAGCGCTTTTGCCCCGCGGCCTCGAGGGGCTGACCCGCGAGCTGCGCCGGGCGCTGGAGCGCGACAACTATTCGGAAGCGCTCAAAGTGGCCAACGCGCGCTACGCCGAGCAGGGCGCCACCGATCTGGAGGCGGCGCTGACCTATGCGATTTTGCTGGTCGGCCGCCAGCTCTGCGATGAGGCGTTGGGCGTGATTCGACGCGCGCTGACGCATCATGCCCAGGACGTCTCCCTGCAGCTCAGCCAGGTCGAGGCCCTGATCGTGATGGGTGAGTTTGATGCGGCCACAGCCCTGCTCGACGCGATGGGCGCGGTGAACACCGCCGAGCCCCGCCATCACGCCTTTATGGGCGATATGTACCTGGATATGGGCTCGGAAGACGATGCGATGGACTGCTACCGCCAGGCGGTGGACCGCGGCGTGGAGGCCGTCGATGTGGCATTCCGGCTGGGGCATCTGCTCTTCGATCGCGAGGAGTTCGATGAGGCCGCGCACTATTTCGGCATCGCCGCGCGCCAGGCCGTCGACAACCCTATGGTCTGGGAGATGGCCGCCACCGCCTACTTTGAGGCCGGGCGCGTCGAAGATGCGGCGTACGCATTTAAACGCGTGCTGCAGGAAGATCCCGAAAACACCTCGGCCTGGCTCTACCTGGGGCTCTGCCATCAGGTGAACCAGGACTTTGAAGACGCCGTCGACGCCTTTGAGGAGTACGTCGAGCTGGAGCCGGAGAGCGCGGTGGGCTGGGGGCAACTCGGCCAGTCGCATCTTTTGCTGGGCCAGCATGAGCAGGCGCTGCGCAGCTTTGAAGAAGGTGTCAAACACGCCGGCGATGACGTGACGATGCTCAACGGCGCGACGATGGCCGCTTACCAGAGCGGCGACACCGAGGCGGCCGAGCGCTGGGCGCGCCGCGCCATCGAGGTTGGCCCGGAGAATATGGAGGCGCAGTACAACCTGGGCGTCCTCTTGCTGGAGCGCCGCCGGGTCAAAGAGGCTCGCCTGGTCCTGGAGCAACTTCTGGAGCAGGAGCCCCCGGACAGCTCTTCGGCGGTGGGCGCGCTGGCGGTTGCCGAGCTGATTGACGGTCAGCGGGCCGCGGCGTTTGAACATATCGAGGAGGCCCAGCGTCTGGGTGTAGACGCCGAGTGGCTGGGCGCGTTTGCCGAAGAACTTTTGAAGATCGAAGGCGGCACCCCGGCCCGAGTCTTTTTGCAGAAGGCGTACAGCGGCGACGATCGCTGGTTCTCGGTGCGCGCGATGCTCGGCTTTGTGTGCGCGTCGATCGCCGGTGAAGAAGAGTTAACGCGCGACTTCGCCAACACCTTTGTGGAGGAGCTTGAGCTTACCCCGGAGGTCGTGCCGATGATGTGGGACTTTGAGTCCTGGGAAGCCGTCGCGATGCGACTTCAGGGCGACGATGCCCGCGTCTTCTCGAAGATGCTGGCGGTGGTCGAAGGACGTCGCAAACTTGCGCAGGTCGCCGAGAGCATCCGCCGCTGA
- a CDS encoding PPC domain-containing protein, which yields MKLRQIFASFLVFATTLPAASLLGGCTEPLVEAGTPVLTLDVRSEETYTVGEDVIQINLTGSDPGGLPLTFEVADKPERATFQTFSNAAVFTWDPIASDATGEGSRRLVFSAKNSVGKVAERVVHVRILSGNGQPRFVSSQSELYDPRGGQPLRLEVRVRDDDSNQVTITMPAASAPQGASFEQVEAFEGVFSWLPSPAQLQQRAHTVTFVAEDFVHEPVEFVVTIIVQRSGQSPGTPSDDRCEVEGPIVHTALRTQRGVGDYLIEADIAGGSTRFSEVMLYWTLDDPFSESADFESRLMTLEGKVARASIANPLPTSGDSPVISYTICAVEAEPTSEDEAVVCAPPYTYWRFAAYSPDDSGCVDDGVDLGSVAQAAPMVREDYSDHRLCRSADKHHSVEVGEGEVLEVVVAHSPGTDLELSFVEGSATFERAGCDGLAVAILDTPGTYVVRARGDEAAYHIGAYSLEQTTCPDAAYEPNDAAAMATLLTETFVGLSELAICEADDVDLYAVELFAGDDLEVLAAFAHAEGDIDLTLYAPEQSTSATLGEDGVASAWSSDDDEVLSYTAAASGFHYLRVESVDGPNAYDLAVERICNDVDTFAGNHSLSEAAALELDLSEVDLQICNDLEDWFAIEVEAGQSVLGQMVVNRGSAQDVLLDVFNEGGGRVAVGEASIRSVDFDFVADETGTYYLAISAEAPVEYDLDMFAF from the coding sequence ATGAAACTTCGGCAAATATTCGCTTCTTTTTTGGTCTTCGCCACCACTCTGCCGGCAGCCTCGCTCCTGGGCGGCTGCACTGAACCTCTGGTGGAGGCCGGCACGCCGGTGCTCACCCTCGATGTGCGCTCGGAGGAGACGTACACCGTTGGCGAGGATGTGATTCAGATCAACCTCACGGGCAGCGATCCGGGGGGGCTGCCGCTGACCTTCGAGGTGGCTGATAAGCCCGAGCGGGCGACCTTCCAGACGTTCAGCAACGCCGCGGTCTTCACCTGGGATCCCATCGCCAGCGACGCCACCGGGGAGGGCAGCCGACGCCTGGTGTTTTCGGCCAAAAACAGCGTGGGCAAGGTGGCCGAGCGGGTGGTGCACGTGCGCATCCTTTCGGGCAATGGCCAGCCCCGGTTTGTGAGCTCGCAGAGTGAGCTTTATGACCCGCGCGGCGGCCAGCCTCTGCGCCTGGAGGTGCGGGTGCGCGATGACGACTCCAACCAGGTCACCATCACTATGCCGGCAGCGAGCGCCCCGCAGGGCGCGAGCTTTGAGCAGGTGGAGGCCTTTGAGGGCGTTTTCTCCTGGCTTCCCTCCCCGGCGCAGCTGCAGCAGCGCGCGCATACGGTGACCTTTGTCGCCGAAGATTTTGTGCATGAGCCGGTGGAGTTCGTGGTCACGATCATTGTGCAGCGCAGCGGCCAGTCGCCGGGCACGCCCTCTGACGATCGCTGTGAGGTGGAGGGCCCGATTGTGCACACCGCCCTGCGCACCCAGCGCGGCGTGGGCGACTACCTCATTGAGGCCGACATCGCCGGGGGCTCCACCCGCTTCTCGGAGGTGATGCTCTACTGGACGCTCGACGATCCCTTTAGCGAGAGCGCCGACTTTGAGAGCCGCCTGATGACGCTGGAGGGCAAGGTCGCCCGCGCCTCCATCGCCAACCCGCTCCCCACCTCCGGCGACTCGCCGGTGATCTCGTATACGATCTGCGCGGTGGAGGCCGAGCCGACCTCGGAAGATGAGGCCGTGGTGTGTGCCCCGCCTTATACCTACTGGCGATTTGCGGCCTACTCCCCCGATGATTCTGGCTGCGTGGATGACGGCGTCGACCTGGGCTCGGTAGCGCAGGCTGCCCCGATGGTGCGCGAGGATTACAGCGACCATCGCCTCTGCCGGAGCGCCGATAAACATCATAGCGTGGAGGTGGGTGAGGGCGAAGTTCTCGAAGTGGTGGTGGCGCACTCCCCGGGCACCGACCTGGAGCTGAGCTTTGTGGAAGGCAGCGCCACCTTTGAGCGCGCCGGCTGCGACGGGCTGGCTGTGGCCATCCTGGACACCCCTGGTACCTACGTGGTGCGCGCCCGCGGCGATGAGGCCGCCTACCACATCGGCGCCTACAGCCTGGAGCAGACCACCTGCCCTGATGCGGCCTACGAGCCCAACGACGCCGCGGCGATGGCCACGCTCCTGACCGAGACCTTTGTGGGATTGAGCGAGCTGGCCATCTGTGAGGCCGACGACGTCGACCTCTACGCCGTAGAGCTTTTTGCCGGCGACGATCTGGAAGTTCTTGCGGCGTTTGCCCACGCCGAGGGCGACATCGACCTGACGCTCTATGCGCCCGAGCAGTCCACCTCAGCCACCCTGGGTGAGGATGGCGTGGCCAGCGCGTGGTCGAGCGATGACGATGAGGTGCTCAGCTACACCGCGGCCGCTTCCGGCTTCCATTACCTGCGTGTGGAGAGCGTCGACGGGCCGAACGCCTATGATCTGGCCGTGGAGCGGATCTGCAACGATGTTGATACCTTCGCCGGCAACCACTCGCTCTCCGAGGCGGCCGCCCTGGAGCTGGACCTCTCCGAGGTCGACCTGCAGATCTGCAACGATCTGGAGGATTGGTTCGCCATTGAGGTTGAGGCCGGCCAGAGCGTGCTGGGGCAGATGGTCGTCAACCGCGGCAGCGCGCAGGATGTGCTCCTGGATGTCTTCAACGAAGGCGGCGGTCGCGTGGCGGTGGGAGAGGCAAGCATCCGCTCGGTGGACTTTGATTTTGTGGCCGACGAGACGGGCACCTACTACCTGGCGATCAGCGCCGAGGCGCCGGTGGAGTACGACCTGGATATGTTCGCGTTCTAA
- a CDS encoding OmpP1/FadL family transporter, whose translation MASQLSRARALAALSVLLVALPSTAAANPFDVYGSGARSAAMAGAQVASAEGPAAVYDNVAELAFARPGIRLGAFATLGQAQILLKERPAGYDVPDLDGNSPALPSDQTRRGRSDTMELAPLYGVVIGAVTDFGSERTRGGAVVMLPTNGLLSMQTHFADERERAFSNQLHFELIGERLRRPVIEAGIARELTDWLSFGVGGTYLPGARATTEAYVRDPADQSDVGLNADIQTTNAWGLLAGATLTLPADLRLGLVYRGQVAFAIEGGNEVQVRGAGSGEDTRQVISWIPTSSPASLRLGLAWSPGDVVLTADARLTFWSSHLDTQGQDAGFTDTLEARLGAEWQSSADTRLRAGLGFVPSPVPAQTGRTNYVDNHRALASIGAEHRFALWKREVVAAWYVQAHHLLYRTTDKDALSSYPDCAPGETRLCDEVPDDTRDPRTGQPYAEAQGLQTGNPGFPGFSSGGWLGAVGFELHY comes from the coding sequence TTGGCATCACAACTCTCCCGAGCGCGCGCGCTGGCCGCGCTCAGTGTGCTCCTCGTTGCGCTGCCCTCGACGGCCGCGGCCAACCCCTTTGATGTGTACGGCTCCGGGGCGCGCTCGGCGGCGATGGCCGGCGCCCAGGTGGCCTCTGCCGAGGGACCGGCTGCCGTTTATGATAATGTGGCCGAGCTGGCCTTTGCTCGCCCGGGCATTCGCCTGGGGGCGTTTGCCACGCTGGGTCAGGCGCAGATTTTGCTCAAAGAGCGGCCGGCCGGCTATGACGTGCCCGACCTCGACGGGAACTCCCCGGCGCTGCCCTCCGATCAAACGCGGCGAGGACGTTCCGACACCATGGAGCTCGCGCCGCTTTACGGGGTGGTGATCGGCGCTGTGACCGATTTTGGCAGCGAGCGCACCCGCGGCGGCGCGGTGGTGATGCTGCCGACCAATGGTCTTTTGAGCATGCAGACCCATTTTGCCGATGAGCGCGAGCGGGCCTTTAGCAACCAGCTGCATTTTGAGCTGATTGGCGAGCGTCTGCGCCGCCCGGTGATCGAGGCGGGGATTGCGCGCGAGCTCACCGACTGGCTCAGCTTTGGCGTCGGCGGCACCTACCTGCCCGGCGCCCGTGCCACCACCGAGGCCTACGTGCGCGACCCCGCCGACCAATCCGACGTGGGGCTCAACGCCGACATCCAGACCACCAACGCCTGGGGCCTTCTGGCCGGTGCGACGCTGACGCTTCCCGCCGATCTTCGCCTGGGGCTTGTCTACCGCGGCCAGGTGGCCTTTGCGATCGAGGGCGGCAACGAGGTGCAGGTGCGCGGCGCGGGCTCCGGCGAAGACACCCGTCAGGTCATTTCGTGGATTCCCACCTCCTCGCCAGCCTCGCTGCGCCTGGGGCTTGCCTGGTCGCCGGGCGATGTGGTGCTGACCGCCGACGCGCGCCTGACCTTCTGGTCCTCCCACCTCGACACCCAGGGTCAGGACGCCGGCTTTACCGACACCCTGGAAGCTCGCCTGGGCGCCGAGTGGCAGAGCTCTGCCGACACCCGACTTCGCGCAGGCCTGGGCTTTGTGCCCTCACCGGTTCCCGCCCAGACCGGTCGCACCAACTACGTGGACAACCACCGCGCGCTGGCCTCGATTGGTGCCGAGCATCGCTTCGCGCTCTGGAAGCGCGAGGTTGTGGCCGCCTGGTACGTGCAGGCCCACCACCTGCTCTACCGCACCACCGACAAAGACGCGCTCAGCTCCTATCCCGACTGCGCCCCCGGCGAAACGCGTCTCTGTGACGAGGTCCCCGACGACACCCGCGACCCCCGCACCGGCCAGCCCTACGCCGAGGCGCAGGGCCTGCAGACGGGCAACCCCGGGTTCCCGGGTTTTAGCTCCGGGGGCTGGCTGGGCGCGGTGGGCTTTGAGCTTCATTACTGA
- a CDS encoding DUF547 domain-containing protein, with translation MKHQTSMKLQTLFSAAAAACLFVLPAAHAQERTPETTEVEAAQKSASEAGAEVIDPAPFEALLERYVDARGQVDYARWHASAEDRARLGEVVEAVGQAEVEGKSADARLAFYINAYNALVLNAVLERWPMQSVMKAEGFFDKVKHRVAGQSLTLDELEHSRVIRAQFEEPRIHFVLVCAAKSCPRLRQEPMRAATLERQLDAAAREFIPAATRRTESGVETSQLFNWFAEDFVKSAGSVQAYLLRYVRDAELRQALEAGADVSFSEYDWAINAR, from the coding sequence ATGAAGCACCAGACCTCGATGAAGCTACAGACCCTGTTCAGCGCCGCTGCCGCGGCTTGTCTTTTCGTCCTGCCGGCCGCGCACGCTCAGGAGCGCACCCCGGAGACGACCGAGGTCGAAGCCGCGCAGAAGAGCGCCTCGGAGGCCGGCGCCGAGGTCATCGACCCGGCGCCTTTTGAGGCGCTGCTCGAGCGCTATGTCGACGCCCGCGGTCAGGTCGACTACGCCCGCTGGCACGCCAGCGCCGAAGATCGCGCGCGCCTTGGCGAGGTGGTCGAGGCGGTCGGCCAGGCCGAGGTGGAGGGGAAGAGCGCCGATGCGCGCCTGGCCTTTTACATCAACGCGTATAACGCGCTGGTGCTCAACGCGGTGCTTGAGCGCTGGCCGATGCAGAGCGTGATGAAGGCCGAGGGGTTTTTCGACAAGGTCAAACACCGGGTCGCCGGTCAGTCGCTCACCCTCGATGAGCTCGAGCACAGCCGGGTGATCCGCGCGCAATTTGAGGAGCCGCGCATTCATTTTGTGCTGGTGTGTGCGGCCAAAAGTTGCCCGCGCCTGCGCCAGGAGCCGATGCGCGCCGCCACCCTGGAGCGCCAACTCGACGCTGCCGCCCGCGAGTTCATCCCGGCGGCCACTCGCCGCACCGAGTCCGGTGTGGAGACGAGCCAGCTCTTTAACTGGTTTGCCGAAGACTTTGTAAAATCGGCCGGCTCGGTGCAGGCCTACCTTTTGCGCTACGTGCGTGATGCCGAGCTTCGTCAGGCCCTGGAAGCCGGCGCCGACGTGAGCTTTTCGGAGTACGACTGGGCGATTAACGCCCGCTGA
- a CDS encoding alpha/beta hydrolase encodes MARPQPAAAPELTPIRWSSDTFDPNIWEDLAPGRRAPLDAVERDEGYISTPDHQQLYWQTWRAPKVTPRAVVALMHGYAEHSARYDHVGIALARAGYAVMAIDARGHGRSTGRRGHVERFDDYVDDLELLIRRAGQRWPDLPLFVMGHSNGGLIALRLALRKPQNVRAFVITSPLLGVAPDLSPVMQKVGLAAARILPTLTIASGIDPGALTHLKDVIDHHERDPLNFPTATAGWFSEAVGAMKDAHRRAGEVEHPALLLVAGDDRIVNARETERFFHQMGSHDRQLELLPGLYHEVLNEEPWRDLLARALFFMEDRRDPAND; translated from the coding sequence ATGGCACGTCCTCAGCCCGCAGCTGCCCCCGAGCTCACCCCGATCCGATGGTCGAGCGACACCTTTGACCCGAACATCTGGGAGGATCTGGCCCCGGGCAGACGCGCGCCGCTCGACGCGGTGGAGCGCGACGAGGGCTACATCAGCACCCCCGATCATCAGCAGCTCTACTGGCAGACCTGGCGCGCGCCGAAGGTGACGCCGCGGGCGGTGGTGGCCCTGATGCACGGCTACGCCGAGCACAGCGCGCGCTACGATCATGTAGGCATCGCGCTGGCACGGGCCGGCTACGCGGTGATGGCCATCGACGCGCGCGGCCACGGGCGCAGCACCGGGCGGCGCGGTCATGTGGAGCGTTTTGACGATTACGTCGACGACCTGGAGCTCTTGATCCGCCGCGCCGGCCAGCGCTGGCCCGATCTTCCCCTCTTTGTCATGGGGCACTCCAACGGCGGGCTCATCGCGCTGCGCCTGGCGCTGCGCAAGCCCCAGAACGTGCGCGCCTTTGTCATCACAAGCCCCCTGCTCGGGGTCGCCCCCGACCTCTCACCAGTGATGCAGAAGGTGGGGCTTGCGGCCGCGCGCATCCTGCCGACGTTGACGATTGCCTCGGGCATCGACCCGGGGGCGCTGACCCACCTTAAAGACGTCATCGACCATCACGAGCGCGACCCGCTCAACTTCCCCACGGCCACCGCCGGGTGGTTCTCCGAGGCGGTAGGCGCGATGAAAGACGCTCACCGGCGCGCCGGCGAAGTTGAACACCCGGCGTTGCTGCTGGTGGCGGGCGATGATCGCATCGTCAACGCGCGCGAGACCGAGCGCTTCTTCCACCAGATGGGCTCCCACGATCGCCAGCTGGAGCTTCTGCCCGGGCTCTACCACGAGGTGCTCAACGAGGAGCCCTGGCGCGATCTTCTGGCCCGCGCCCTCTTCTTTATGGAAGATCGCCGCGACCCCGCCAACGACTGA